The DNA region aattcaaagaaaaaggcataataccgtgaaaactggtaagagttGAGGATATGTATAAAAACGCTGTGTATTACTATAATGGTGCCGTGTGTGTCCttccatttattattataactaaaaAATATTATGGCGATGGTCATGGTCGTTcgaaataaacaaatgaagataattaggccTTTCTAGGGCAAAAGctaaattttttaattaaaaaaaaagtatagcCGGGgattagcccaggttggactcctccgttgcatgcaacgctacggagtccagggtataaaggtagggccactgattttccgcgatcgcggaaaacggacggaattcgcggaatcggccctttgaaacggaaaacgggatttcagaaaattagatttttttttttttttttttttttcgacgccaaaactattgaaattgcattctttattaagattcttcttgttaaactaaaaaggcatcagaaatcagaccattaaaaagtacgagatcgtaaccgtggatcgttctgttctacttcacaccatcctcaatgtttacacacatgatgtacacacgttgttaacatggttaagcgaagggcattattcgcggcacgttttaaacattttttgttcacccaaattgcattttctccctctcttttaccaacaataatacacaaactagcttacctatgacctgtaagaacacatacaatgttttttcatctcgaaaaggtctaaaataaaaccgtaaactgtcaacattctgtcgccaaaacgaaaacaaaatggctgacattttgtttgtggatggagaatggtcacgtccatagacttgttcccaagtctttgatcatgctgaaacagcgccctcttgtggatacactcctgtcattagcctacaatgtggctgatgcagagaatcaattgcagttttagacttggaatcaagtctatcacattaTGTGCATtaatactgcagtcacagtgcaacctttttaccctgactacatgtttttgtttcatcgaacagcagtatacaaaataatccacaattataaaaaaagtatttttttgaaatttgtcagttcaaatggacattttacgaagtcggcagtgcaacttatcttaatttgatttttataagtgtgtccctgggtattaaacaaccttttatctaattaaaaaaacatgaaacggaatttgttgtgcctgaaacggaattcatgtttttgccaaacggaatttgcacttttctgaaacggaaaatcagtggccctataaAGGTCCCTACCATTGcgaaaatttttcaaaaatctgttaaaaatgtTTCTACCTAAGTCGGGAAGACAATGCGCTGCactcaaagccatgcgcacttgggctcacactatcattggtaggacgtcagtcagtgccactgcactgacgtcctgggtataaaggttctttacaatgcgaacacaaatttgactacaattttctttattttttatctgatttgagaagttgaaattccgCCCATATATTCATAGTGTCTCTCACTATATTTTCAACGAGTttacagctaacaaatatatccatggaagaaattatttccgaaaatatgtcgaagttctgcactggcgatgtTGATCATCGTAAACCATTTGATAATACCAGGGCTAGGCCTATTAAAAAAgtattatatttataataatatctCAAGAAAGGAAATACTCCATACATATAACTTTCCAATGGTACTCATTTTGATGCCGTGGGGAGCATACATTTTTTCACATGAAACCCCTactgtttctacctccatgagtccATCATGGTCAGTGCTCGTCGTCGTGGCCATGAGGCATCATTCATGGATGGTGGTGGGCGTGGGAAagttttttgtcaaatttctttACGGCATGACCCAGCCAGTCCCAGCCCAGCAAGAAATTAAATCCACAGTTAAATTAATTGTCGTAAACTGAAATTTACTGTCAATTGTATTTGCTATATATTCCATAAATCGTTACGTAAATACCTTGAAAGCTGAAATATTCTTCTGGAATACGCAGCACAACATACCCGCATgggcgcagccatcttgttGTATGTAGTGAGGTCTAACTTCTTTGGAACAATGAGGGCGGTACAGCTCTAAACCAAAAGAAGAAAGATGGGCCTTTTCCTTCCAGCTACATCTTGGCTTGGCCTGCGTCTCCGATCATTTTGCTCGGGTACAGTGTCTTCGGCTTCGACTGTTGACACGTGGAGGTTAAGAAAGGTTGTCGTAAATATAGAATTGTAGCCTAAACCTTAGATCATGGCAACATCTCAAATGAAAGAGATTAAACTCGATTAACTGGCCTGGGTAAAATTTAAGTGATTTGGGGTTTGGGGTCAAAGAAGTTGAAGTTTTGCCACACCTTTAAATTAGTTGATATGCGGGATGCCACTGCATTGGGATTGTACAATTTGTAGATGTGCTGGGTCTCGATCATGTGTCAAAAGTCTGACCATTGATTTTATAGTTTCACCCCGCTCCAAAGCAGTGGCTAGCTCAGGACGCTTTAGAACATGTATGTTCATCGCGGCAGGTATACGCCAAGTTCCTtcaaactttctcaactccctgtgGAGCACAACCCCCAAGCTACTGACACTCATACCGAAGGGTAATTGTTCCAACCTTGGCTCCATAAACCAACACAGCTCGGTCTCGACCCTCTCAGGTTCCCAATCCATACATCTGGGTTAGAGAAGCAATCATTGTTAAGTGCTTTGCTATAGGACAATAGTGTAAAAatgaccgggaatcgaacccacacccaCGGTTCAGCTATCAGATCCTTGTCTGATGCACTAACACCGATCGGCAACAACTCGACATGCAAGAAGAATTGAATGACGAAAACAGCAATATTATTTGCCTGAAAGCCGGACTTTGAGAGagtattattttaatattaccCACTCACCATTTCGCCTTGAATGTTATTTGGGGCACGAATAAGCGAGGAGTGTGTGTGAACCTCCTTGACGGTTAATTACGGTAAACCTAACGTGTGGGAGTCTTCGTTCCACAGTTCAGGGCACCTCAAGGGTAGGCCTCCCCCTGTACTCGCATGGCTTTCTTATAATCGAAGTCGCGCCTTAATAGCTCCCCTTATGATCCAGTGATATGACAAAATAGGCTGCCAAGAAGTGATGGGTGTTTTGAGGGCGTCATATGAGGAAGCTGCCGTTGTCTCTTTTCGGCAGTTGGAACTTCCAAAAGCCGTCTATCGAACTCACTGGACTCATCTTGCTCATTGGACCAACTGTGTTTTTGTTGCagttacaattgtttttattaaaataattataacgtACCTTGTGGTTGGGTTTCTTTGActgataaaaatatataaaattagAACTGTGGGAAAAATCTCATCACTTTCTTTTTTAGTTCACAATAAAAAGAATCAGTAAGAAAGTTTCTTGTTCTaaacataatatttatttatttatttatctacttTTGTGTGCATCAGAGAAACACAATTTCAagattattttgatttattggaAGGAATTCGGATCCTAGGAACTTATCGCATTATACACTACAAAATAGTTAACTAAACCAAAAGTGATTTTTCTAACAGCTGTATATCtgcttattgtttgtttaaaaccttCAAGTGCGCGCAAGACTGAGCCcattgtggatttttttttttttaataaaaccttGCCATTATGGCCATTATTATGTAAAATTTTTACGAATGGAAATAATGACATCCCACAGGGAAATGTGATTTCAACTAGGCCTACTGTAAACTCATACACTGCgagtaataacaaaaaaatacatgctTATTGCTTAAGCCATTGCTATCTGTCAGCTGAACTCACTACGCTAAGAAAAGGCAATCGTAAGTCTTGATAAATTAAACCCACATTTTATCattaaattttttaaagttgctcattagtttcatcaaattttactttcaattttgaaactgttttcaaCTTACACAATGTGTTCAACCAACTCTCTCCGGAGCTTAAACCAAACCCACATACCCCGAAAGCCAAAAACAGACTTTTGCACAAGACACCTTTCACAACATAAATAATGGGACGTCTACCATTTTGATGGTTGTTTAgtttcattaaagacactggacactattggtaataattatcaagacctgtgaaaatttgagctcatatattggtaggtcgtcgaagttgcgagataataatggaagaaaaaaacacccttgtcccacgaagttgtctgctttcagatgcttgatttcgggacggGTTGGCTCAATTTAAAGTTACTTTAAAGTACCTTATTAAACGGAGCATGCCTTCGCTATAATAGCACTACATGAACAAAAATGGGTCGTCTATTTACGAGAGAAACGTAACTAACTAAAATAGTAAGTAATTAATGTAACATTTACATTATTTGGGGTTttggaaaacaaacatttgaattcAGTGGACGACTATTATTCCCTACCAGCCTCGTTTTAAGTAACATCGCCCACTACAGGGGAAAATTCCCTAATATGACTGTACCATAAATAATGTCATTGAAGGATTTCTATTGTTGAGTCAGATTTGACGGCTTTACACACGGCCAGGGCTCAATTTGTAaattgagcagaaaatattgctttaaacaATTCTGCTTCAAGCATACCGGTCACAGATGCTATTATTCGAAATCATGTTTTACCTGTTGTTAACATTGGTCGGAAAACATAAATGTGTTCTGGTTTAGCAGATATACTTTTTGTTCAATGAAATTAGTcccccgggcccaatttcataaagcctgtcagcataccaaattttcacgtgattttcatttaacagctgaatgccagtaacaagcaataggctatgcaacaaattaaaatttggttggaaatcctgtttttattaaggaagaaatttcatgcaaagcaaatgTTTGTCCCCCTGATCGCAACAAATGCCCTTTGTCAACGCAGTATCATGCACCTAGTAGCCATAGCCATAAGCCAAAGTCGTTTCATATACAGATAAAACAGGAGGAAATTGTTTCAGGCTATTTCTTATATCAGTGACAATTTCAGGGAGCTGCTAGAACAGAAGTGCCTAACAATTCTGCCAAGCGAAAAGGACATCAGTTACAACTGAATTGTATTTTGTCTGATGGAAAACTCGTTCCGGtataagcataatgttgttgtgcttagagCTCCGTATTTGTGCttataaacagctctatgaaatcggacccaggtttaaaagaaaacaaaacacgaaTTGATCGTCTTATTGGCGAGAAACCAAGCTCGACGATGGGGGCGCTATTTAGCCTAACCATGCGTTGACGGGGCAGTTTTTTCTGGGGTTCTTTGCCCGAACCACGTTGTATTGACAGTTATCTTCATCGAAGATTGCCACGCACTTCTTCGTGTCGTACTCAGCAGGATAAGGAATGCTGTAAGGATATAAGAAGGAGAAACAAAGTTCAGAGGCGGAAGGAGAGAGGGGGGCTAGGCTCTTCGCACGTGACGTCACCCTTTAACTTTCTCTACTGCTTTTTCATTTTGGAAATAGAAAAGCAACCTGTACTATCGCGCATTGTTCATGTATTTGGTGGATGCGTATAGTAGGCCCAAGGAGAAAGTTACAATAATCATACAAAACATGATGCAGAGGTACGCGCAAAAAAAGACCATTCGAACGTGACGTCACCATTTTCTCTACCGCTATTTAATTTTGGAATTATAAAGATAACCCATATTACTATTATAGCGAATTGTTTGTGATGTCGGTGCGTAACATATGCGCAAGTAGAAAGTTACAGTAATCATAAAAAAATGATGTAACTACGCACAACGTGGACAGAACACAAGCTTGCAAAAGTGTTGTGGTGTAAACTGATATCGGGTTTCATGCTCATTTATAAAAACCAAACGAAGCCAAATAATGTGAAACCGTACAACGTAGCCTACTCTGTGTGCCACTGTGACTAGACCGTGCAAGtctattcattattttttttccccaaaaggaAGGTGTAAAATTTGTCAGTATTTGGCTTCTTCGTCTTGTGAAATGGAAGTCAAGATTTCACCTCACGATTACACTCTGCGACAATGTAGACTACTCATAATGCATCCGATAATATGCTGgcaatatttctacctccacaTTAACAGTCACTCATAGGCCTTGTTAGTCAACGGCGCAGGTGGATAAAACTAAACCTAATGGCCTGCCCATTAAGTTAATCGCAGTTCTAGGCGAATGGAGGACTACTTCTCATTTCTTTCCCGATCTGATAAGAGAAGTAAGCAGCCACTGAAATATGATAGTATTTCAATCTTACTTGTAACAGCAGCCAACAGCATCACCTTTGTCGTTACATGTGCACTCGAGACATTTTGTTGAAGTGCCGGGAATGTCATCGTAATATGGACCCGGTTCGCAAGACGCTATtaagaaaaataacaacaagATGAATTATTACAACTTTCTGGATGATGCTTTTgttctcttttattttaatggttttgttttgcacGATGAAACAGTTCGAAATAATCGCCGAAAGACCACTCGGCACTTTTTACATCTGagtatgttttgtttcttttgatgGGGCTGTTATTATGAACTGAGACCGAAGGTGGTCCATTAAGTAATTTTGACCATCACCATAAATCGCTTCTCTCCGCACAGGAGTGATAATAATTGACTTTCTACAGGGGGTATCCAGGGATCTTTGGTCAAAGTTATACAGGATTTACGAGGCGTAACGTTATGCTCTGGTGAATCTCACTTCAATCCAACTTCTTGTTTCAAATTCAAGATTTTGTAATTTGTCATAATTTGTTGATTTCGCATGAATGGACATTGTTTGGACGGCCTTTATTACTGTTATCCATCATCTCATTATTTATAACGCCAGTCTGAATAAAAAACTCGTAATAAATGAAGCAAACACCGTTTCGCTGGGTTGGATCATGACGGCCTGTGCGTATTCTGGCGCTTGTTGCTCGTGCGCATGCGTTGTTGTAATCCATTTGCCCTTTTGTGACAACACCCAGCCACCCATCACACTTGCCTGCAATAAGTTGaagatttatattttgtaaatgacGTGGTCATGACTTACTTCTCATTTGGAAACAGGAGGCATTTGCACCTGCCACCAGGAGCAGAGAACAGGCCAGGATGATGTAAAAACTCGCCATAggaactgtaaaaaaaaaaaaagagggattTAATTCTCTTTAATTCTCTtaatttcgatgaccaagtcCAAGTTTTCGCACTGTAATTGCAtgcattatgtttggatacggatacaccaagtgagaataccggtctttgacattaccaaaggtTGCCAGCAaacgatttcacgaaatgctagtattatatctccagttaggacgagttacttactcgtcctaactttgaatgggttcaatgcgtccttacttgtatgtacatgtatatacggaactgaactcgtcatcagtcctaagattaataatcctaaagttaggaagagtttggtgaaatcgacggcacggtgcctttaaagttacCCCCATCCATAACACGTAATAAGTGATTGTCCAGACAACTTGTCACGTCTCATTTTACTTTATAGTAGTGCCACATTCTTAGTGTTGAATGTTAAAGGGGAACTGGTGAATGAAGagtgaaacaaaatttaaagatTTTCCCAACAAAAACAGATGTTTGTTAAGAGGGGGGAGTCGGCTGTTGATCCACGCCCACGGCGAAGTGATGCCGAGTGAACGAGCCGAAACAGGGCGATGTGAATGCACCGAGACGGTAGAGGGCCCACGGACAGAAGAATGTCATACGGTCACCTGTGTGGCCCAAGATTATCGCGGGCTTTCTTAATAGTCAATGAAGTTTTCACCCAATGGCCGCATATAGTGTGACGAAAAGGAGGCTGCGTGGAGAATTGGGCTGATACCTTATTGGTTCGTTTCGTTGGCTTACACGTGTTTTAATAAGCAACACGAACATGAATAACGACAGCGACACCGACGACGACAACGGCTGCTTGCAGTTGAAACtgcaacagcaacatcaacatcaacatcagcaacaacaacagcaacaacgacAACGGTGACAAGGACAACGACATCGAAAACGGCAACGACATTGACAACGACAACGAGAAAACAACCACAGCGACGAACACAACAATAAACCCTTCTCTCTCCCAAAACATATTAAGTTAACACAGTACAGTTTATAAGAAACAAGGTTCAACCCAGACGAAAGGGAAAGTGATATCctaccttttgttttgttgaccaGCGACAATTAGTTGAGAGAAGGAGAAGTCTTGAGATAGTATCTACTCAGAATGAAACCTGGAACCGTCTGCCCAATCCTAGCCGTCAAAATTCATTTTTATACCGCTATGCAACCATCCGAGCAAGCCGCAACACCCGCAGTACAGAAATACCtaatgagagagagagagtgatatacaaaaataaagagcCCAACTTAATTAATTCCAAGACGGCTggcaatattatttcataatgcGGAAAGCTTAACCACTCGTCACGGGAGGGCGGTCTTGCGTCACCGAAGCGTCAGAGAAGCACAGTACATTTCTTCACATCTGCTAATGCTGTAATGAGGtccagatttgttattaataaCGGATGATGATAAAACATTCTCTTGCAACACATCCATCATTAAAGGTGTATTACATCAATGGTTTTTAAAAGATTTACCACCATGCGTTTTGTTTTATGGTTGTtattcaaaaattgttttggttaAATTGGCCATCACTGGCCAGAGACCGAAACAGTTTcggccgccaaaacgcaccatGTGTTTACAGTATCCTCCGAAGTCTTCCATTATGGACAGGGTTGAAAGGCAAAGATTACCTTTCGTTTTGGGAACCGTTCGATTGCTGTAATCATATGTAAATGTCAGtatatacaacaaaataaaacatgcgaacattttcatttcaaatggtcGCTCTttaagatatcgccgaaaatccggagcaaaTAATGTACACAtagaagaataatccctaggACTACACAATCTTTTTACATGACCACATTATTTCGTAATataccttatcgcaaataccaatgcgcaagcgcagactgttgaatgaggtgcattgtgggatagatatggataaaatttggataccagctagaccacaatgcatctaattccaagctttacgcgcgcgccccagtatttgcgaaaaggtctcaATGTTTCTCAAACTTGCTGTATACTGTCGGaagctgatgtaggcttctaGCCAAATTGTTTTAAGTGTCAATTGTTGAAAGAGCCTATTACGAACTGCACATTCCCTTTGACCAGGGCAacaatgtaaagcgcattgagacagttattgtgaaatgcataatttaaaaactgattaCCTTTAACTGCAGCGCtacattttttaattgtctCGTATGAAGGATGATAAACAGTGACTGTTTTTGATAGGAGAAAATGAGATTGAAGACAGCTTTCCCACCGGCACAGGAGCAGATGGGAGATCAAAATAAATCTATCATTTTAATTTCCACTGGTTGGTAAAGATAAAGTAGAATAGTGGTGACTAATGGATGTACGAAATAAAAAACGAATCTATCGTAAGAGTGAGGATATACTTTGGTGCATTTATATCCAATACAAAATTAAACGGTTTGAAGTAACACCAAGGAGTTGACACTTTGCATACGTGGTGAGATTCTGTTTGCGTTAACACGAAGGCCTAAACATGGGTAGAATTTGAAATGTTGATATGGTGGAGAAGGGTTTGCAGTTACACCTTGTGCtatatgatttgaaactttgcatggtggagatacaatcttgCACtctttgcggtaacaccacgtacATAGGCAGAATTTGAAACTTGTTATGATGGTGATACAATCTAATTTGCAGCAGCACAGCACCATGTACAGCATGAGTAGCATTTGAAACAATGCATGTGGGGATCAACTATAGTACGGTTTCAAAACGATTTTGGAGCGGACAATAGTATGGTGCCGTTTATGTTTATGAGCATTAGTACTTTTATTGCCATACATTCACAGGGAACAAGACAAGTATGGCCACAGTATATGTGCAAAGTATTTTATTGTCAGATGAATGCTGAATGCAGACAGTGGAcagacactatattggtaattactcaaaataattattagcataaaaccttacttggtaacgagtaatggggagaggttgatagtatacaacgaAATaacgaagtaacgtagttttcgagaaagaaataatttcccccgaatttgattttgagaccgtagagttagatttggaggtcCCGCAATCAAGCACTTGAAAGTGCACAACTTAgagtggcaagggtgtttttttttctttcattattatctcgcaacttcgacgaccaataattgagctcaaattttgacaggtttgttattgtatgcatatgttgagatacaccaagtgagaatactggcctttgacaattaccaatagaatagtgtctagtgtctttaagaaacgacgatataaacaaatcaatcattCGAAGTAAGTGTAAAGCCGTTAACCGCATTCAAGCATGAAATTATATTTCAagatttctcaaaatgtgtattCCATGTTTTATTTCTGTTATTTAGACAAATTGGGATATTTTAATGTTGTGTCATAGATTGCTagttgtatgcaagtcgccagacacacaaggcccgaaggccacttcaaggtgtgggccaCAAATCAACAATTTTTCTAAGGGGCATTGCCACCTATTCctcgggctgaaacagggttacccctttgcAGTCCATctgatgtaggcttgggtatcagaAAGCATTACCTCCCCGACACTTACGAAGCAATCgtagaagtgtcttgcttaaagacactggacactaatggtaatgtcaaagacagtcttctcacttggtgtatctcaacatatgcataaaataacaacctgtgaaaatttgagctcaatcggtcatcgaagttgcgagataatattgaaagaaaaaacacccttgtcacacgaagttgtgtgctttcagatagttgatttcgagacctcaaattcttaacttgaggtttcgaaatcaaattcgtggaaaattacttctttctcgaaagctacgccacttcagagggagccgtttctcacaatgttttatactatcaacctctccacatgactcattaccaagtaaggttgtatgctaataattattttgagtaattaccaatagtgtccactgccttttaaggacacaagcgcacgaccgggactcgaacccacactctgctgaccagaaacacaaaaagaaaataattatccAAACCACATCAGACAATATGTAGCCTtctcaaaaatggtttattttaaagtgCTTCATCAAGAAAGGTGTTACGGTCATTGTTGAGGCATGTACACGTTGACCCTCGTTGACCCTCGTTGACCCTCGTTGACCCTATACATTTTAATGATGGGTGTTGGTGTgctttattgaaataaaaataccTGTTGTTGTATATTTTAATGACTTTAACAAATTATATGGTGTTTTTTTGGTAAGTGACGAATTATCATGCAGATGTTTAAGGTAGCCTTCATGCAGCCGTGAACTGAATACGAACTTCGTGGGTGTTGTTCTCCTGCCAATCGTGGTGAGATTGGGACTGATTTAGTGGGCGTGTGACCGCCGGAGCTTTACCCCCGCTTCATGTGACACCAGGCTTGAAGGTTATGCAAGATTTATATGAGATGTACCCACTTTTTTGTCACATGTATAACCTTAAACATTTTTAgattgtgtgtgtgggggggggggggcatgtctactattgatgaccgaggactttaacaaaagggatccgggaaaaagtcacaccggggacagtcctcggtagattttgtgtacaaaaccaatgggggcgtctgaaaaataaattatgtccAAACactgggagaacaaagagaagtcctcggtctgcaccataaacatgcctgtgtgtgtgtgtgtgtttgaatgcttcacaattttaaaggaactgaacactattggtagttactcaaaataatttagcataaaacttacttggtattttggtgacgagcaatggagagctgttgatattatacaacattgtgagtaaAAAAACGTAGTTatttgtgaaagaggtaatttctcacaaaagccttttattattcatatgaaagcacacacatgcaaagtaatgcaacaagggtgtttttctatccttattctcttgcaaactcgatgatcaattgagcccaaattttcactggattgttattgtgcaaatgttgagatacaccaagtgagaatggtctttgacaatattacaaaacaatgtccattgcctttaactttaTGTTTTAATCGAGACCCGCTGCTTCGTAATCCGCACCCTGCCTTGAATTATATCAAGTTGTAATTAGAATTAAATTTCTGAATAATATTGCAAAATGTATCCGTAATTGGTAAGTAGCCGTAAGTGTATTTGCGTAGTATTTGCGTGTGGCCGTGACCAGCCTTCTGCCGGCCTGATTGCATCGCTGCATTGGCTCCCTGTTAAAAAACGTATCAACTTCAAAATTTTcactcatgtttacaaaatccTCCACACCCAATCTCCATCATATCTGGTTGAACTTGTTCATTCCCAAAACTCCAATACTGCTGATGAATACAGGCAACGACTCCgctcatcagctgatcagacccggctttccgttcctagaactagacggaaagctggggatagctcattctccatagctgcccctcgcctatggaatgagctccccgcgggtctgagagaggcgatctcgttgcctgtattcaaaagcctcctcaagacatttctttttccccacccatcctagtttgtttgtttttcttttgttttgttgtcatagtctcatgtaaagcgctctgttctccgtagagcgctatataaatgtttcatattattattaagtgatCCAGGTGAACTAGTAGTTATATAGATTACGAttgaaatgcgatcgtggccTTCATACTTACCTTTGTTAC from Asterias rubens chromosome 7, eAstRub1.3, whole genome shotgun sequence includes:
- the LOC117293061 gene encoding beta-microseminoprotein J1-like yields the protein MASFYIILACSLLLVAGANASCFQMRTSCEPGPYYDDIPGTSTKCLECTCNDKGDAVGCCYNIPYPAEYDTKKCVAIFDEDNCQYNVVRAKNPRKNCPVNAWLG